A window from Sphingobacterium hotanense encodes these proteins:
- a CDS encoding outer membrane beta-barrel protein, which yields MYRIVRVLLSVCLLVVGATGYAQTKRVVQGMLLDTESRPISGASVRLIADGDSMGTSSSQAGFYTFENVKAQKFKIRVSSLGFDVSEKEVDFPEGQTEVRVPTFMLKVNSNMIEEVVVQGVLTVQVKGDTVEYSTKDLKLREGSVAEDALKKLQGVEVDKDGNVTAQGEQVTKVRINGKDFFGGDVKTATQNLPANIIEKIQVVDDYGDMANITGNKSGDSEKIINIQIDPKYNKGYMTTLRAGYGTEDRYQATGMWMGMTDKSQVSVLGNLNNINAPLFDFNTMGGGARRRMGGGGGRGGGMFGGASGLTNAGSIGVNIRHDFSDKLKVYGSYSYGRDDNDLLTNSLTQYFVENGTQDQYSDSTANNILSSHRFEGNLEWNISDKDYVKITPQFGFNGTDANSSSFGRFFDENSVLDNSDTRTEGSLSDAPRFGISGLYNRKLSDKGRNLFMNFNYDNASTTKDYQGILERLINDPNEQGSTLGEIYERTVQELKNKSWNAGASLSYLEPVSEHGKIELSYDFNKNNYDNKQYQDAFDAADNVLPNTAERMLNYHYDQDYSFTTHRFGASYAYENDKIKYSVGAAVQPSKMLGDASSDDANAVIDRTNLNWMPIARFEYKFSRQKNISINYSGQSNEPTLNQILPYAVGNSSTNITYGNPNLNPEFRHRVMMRYRSGDFQKGNTFFAMMNGNLTTDRIVSYVKRQRVENVGMVSQTQYLNESDPVYNLSSFYHYGKSLKEKTYNIMLMGGVSYNKNISYISQDLEETTGMKNVANNWVFNQGLMFRYNPSENLEINPGVRYAFNHTRNSMGTNNSNVSTWTPTLIGSVNLTPTTIFGADFSKSFNSGYGPLTSANPFIINTYIEQKLLKGQRGTVRLQAFDLLNEQTNLSRTVQESMLLDRQTNRLGRYFMLTFTFKLQKFSGVAPVEDNMGHGGMRRPRM from the coding sequence ATGTATAGAATTGTAAGGGTATTGTTATCTGTTTGTTTGCTTGTTGTGGGCGCCACAGGCTATGCGCAAACGAAAAGGGTTGTTCAGGGAATGTTGCTCGACACCGAGTCGAGACCTATTTCCGGTGCATCAGTAAGATTGATCGCAGATGGTGATTCAATGGGGACGAGTTCCTCTCAGGCGGGGTTTTATACCTTCGAAAATGTTAAAGCGCAAAAATTTAAGATACGCGTAAGCAGTCTTGGATTTGATGTTTCCGAGAAAGAGGTGGACTTCCCGGAAGGACAGACTGAGGTTCGCGTTCCGACCTTCATGTTGAAAGTGAATTCGAATATGATTGAGGAAGTTGTTGTACAAGGTGTGTTGACCGTGCAAGTAAAGGGAGATACAGTAGAGTACTCTACAAAAGATTTAAAACTTCGCGAGGGATCTGTTGCGGAAGATGCTTTGAAGAAATTACAAGGAGTAGAGGTTGATAAAGATGGAAACGTAACGGCTCAGGGCGAGCAGGTGACGAAAGTTCGTATCAATGGAAAAGACTTTTTTGGAGGGGATGTAAAAACTGCAACGCAGAATCTTCCAGCCAATATTATTGAGAAAATCCAAGTGGTAGACGATTATGGTGATATGGCAAATATCACGGGTAATAAATCGGGTGATTCGGAGAAGATTATCAATATTCAAATTGACCCTAAATATAATAAAGGTTATATGACGACTCTACGCGCAGGTTATGGTACGGAAGATCGTTATCAGGCTACCGGAATGTGGATGGGCATGACCGACAAGTCACAGGTTTCTGTTTTAGGGAACTTAAATAATATCAATGCACCACTATTTGATTTCAACACCATGGGTGGCGGTGCTCGCCGTCGTATGGGCGGTGGGGGTGGCCGCGGTGGCGGGATGTTTGGTGGCGCTTCGGGACTTACCAATGCAGGGTCCATTGGGGTCAACATTCGTCACGACTTCTCGGATAAGCTGAAAGTATATGGTAGCTACTCATACGGTCGCGATGATAACGACCTTTTGACAAATAGCTTGACGCAATATTTTGTAGAAAACGGAACGCAGGATCAATATTCTGATTCTACGGCGAACAACATTCTTTCGAGCCATCGTTTCGAAGGTAACTTGGAATGGAATATCTCGGACAAGGATTATGTGAAGATTACACCACAATTCGGGTTTAACGGCACAGATGCCAACTCTTCTTCTTTTGGTAGATTTTTCGATGAAAATAGCGTTTTGGATAACTCTGATACGCGCACGGAAGGCTCGCTCAGCGATGCACCGCGCTTTGGTATCAGTGGATTGTACAATCGTAAATTAAGCGATAAAGGGCGCAACTTGTTCATGAACTTTAACTACGATAATGCATCGACGACGAAAGACTATCAAGGTATACTTGAGCGTTTGATCAACGATCCGAATGAACAGGGCTCGACACTTGGCGAGATCTATGAGCGCACGGTTCAGGAATTGAAAAACAAAAGCTGGAATGCTGGGGCTAGTCTATCTTACCTAGAGCCCGTTTCGGAGCATGGTAAAATCGAGCTTTCTTACGATTTTAACAAGAACAATTACGATAATAAACAATATCAAGATGCTTTTGATGCGGCTGACAATGTATTGCCAAACACGGCGGAGCGCATGTTGAACTATCACTACGATCAGGATTACTCCTTTACAACCCACCGTTTTGGCGCAAGCTATGCCTACGAGAATGATAAGATCAAATATTCCGTGGGTGCTGCAGTCCAGCCTTCCAAAATGTTGGGCGATGCTTCCAGTGATGATGCTAATGCTGTAATCGATCGTACCAACTTGAATTGGATGCCGATTGCGAGATTCGAATATAAATTCTCCCGTCAAAAAAATATCAGCATCAATTATTCAGGACAATCAAATGAGCCTACTTTAAACCAAATTCTACCGTATGCTGTTGGGAATAGCTCCACGAATATTACCTATGGTAATCCGAACTTGAATCCGGAGTTCAGACACCGTGTCATGATGCGATACCGTTCTGGCGACTTCCAAAAAGGGAATACCTTCTTTGCCATGATGAATGGTAATTTGACGACAGATCGTATCGTCTCTTATGTGAAAAGGCAACGTGTTGAAAATGTGGGTATGGTTTCACAGACGCAGTATTTGAATGAATCAGATCCTGTTTACAACCTGAGTTCCTTCTACCACTATGGAAAATCCTTGAAAGAAAAGACCTATAACATTATGTTGATGGGGGGTGTTTCGTATAATAAGAACATCTCTTATATCTCGCAGGATTTGGAGGAAACTACAGGAATGAAAAATGTCGCCAATAACTGGGTGTTTAATCAAGGTTTGATGTTCCGTTATAACCCTTCTGAAAATCTGGAGATTAATCCTGGAGTTCGTTATGCCTTCAACCATACTAGAAATAGCATGGGTACTAATAACAGTAATGTATCTACCTGGACGCCTACCCTTATCGGATCGGTTAATCTTACGCCGACGACGATTTTCGGAGCAGACTTTTCGAAGTCTTTCAACTCGGGCTATGGTCCACTAACAAGTGCAAATCCTTTCATCATCAATACGTATATCGAGCAGAAGTTATTGAAAGGGCAACGCGGAACGGTTCGCTTGCAAGCATTTGACTTATTAAATGAGCAAACAAACCTATCAAGAACTGTTCAAGAGAGCATGTTATTGGATAGACAAACGAACCGCTTAGGTCGCTACTTTATGCTGACCTTCACCTTTAAATTGCAGAAGTTCTCGGGAGTAGCACCAGTCGAAGACAATATGGGTCACGGTGGTATGCGTAGACCTAGAATGTAA
- a CDS encoding ribonuclease HII, with product MENASCLLSTFQRDFIEAGCDEAGRGCLAGPVFAAAVIFPPDYHNAVLNDSKKLSEKKRMALRPIIEQEALAFAVASVSAAEIDKINIHKASYLAMHKAIDLLTLKPQYLIIDGNKFIPYPKLPHSCIVKGDGKYLSIAAASILAKTYRDEYMENLANDFPDYDWLQNKGYPTVKHREAVIRLGLTPHHRKTFRVSDPQLALF from the coding sequence ATGGAAAATGCTTCATGCTTATTGTCGACCTTTCAGCGGGATTTCATTGAGGCTGGATGCGATGAGGCTGGACGAGGATGTCTTGCCGGTCCAGTATTTGCGGCGGCGGTGATCTTTCCGCCGGATTATCACAATGCGGTATTAAACGATTCGAAGAAATTATCAGAGAAGAAGCGCATGGCCTTGCGGCCTATTATAGAGCAGGAGGCGCTTGCCTTCGCGGTTGCTTCGGTATCGGCGGCGGAGATTGACAAGATCAATATCCACAAAGCATCCTACTTAGCAATGCATAAAGCGATAGACTTATTAACGTTAAAACCCCAATACCTGATCATCGATGGGAATAAGTTTATTCCATACCCTAAACTTCCACACAGCTGTATCGTCAAGGGTGATGGAAAATACCTTTCTATTGCCGCTGCTTCTATATTAGCGAAAACCTACCGCGATGAATACATGGAAAATCTAGCCAATGATTTCCCGGACTACGATTGGCTGCAGAACAAAGGATATCCAACCGTGAAGCATCGAGAAGCAGTAATTCGCCTAGGGTTAACTCCACACCATAGAAAAACCTTCAGAGTTTCGGATCCGCAATTGGCCTTATTCTGA
- a CDS encoding YfhO family protein — protein MKNWFKENANHLSVIGIFLLLVVFYFTPVWQGKTLLQHDVMQARGSQKEIFDYKEKDGKTPLWTNSMFGGMPTYQIWYDHANNLTTHIGPAIRAVFPPPSDVLLLFLLGGYFLFSVLKIRPWLAALGAIAIAFSSYNIIYVEAGHLSRAYAIAYMAPIIASVILCYRGSRFWGPSLLALFLALELRANHVQITYYLFLCILVLVGFELYYAIRDKKLNKFVQASVLQLIGVVLAVLVNASVLFPTYEYAKETIRGKSNLTKTDDSGNAGSGLDKEYAYAWSQGIGENITFLIPNAYGGRSSGVLDEKSNVVKALTKVGAPQAEAVQMARSYFPTYWGEKSFTSGPWYFGAGIVFLAILGLFIVKNRLKWWILTATVLAILLSFGRHFPLISDLFFDYFPMYNKFRAVESILVIPAVLIPILAVLTINELIVRGNEIPKLDKTILYTGGAVAAVCLIVALMPSILDLRTSQHQQYVAQLQQMVQDQNIANELSNALLKDRADLASKDAWRSLLIVALTIGLVWAFVKKKLSASILIAAITVITLVDLWTVDKRYLNNDAFVDKSIYDKPIPEREVDQLIHMDKDLSYRVFDLTTSPFQDASASYFHKSIGGYHAAKLMRFQELIENQFNNTLNEDVLDMLNVRYVITKDPSNNSDRIQRRSSALGNAWFVDKVTFVKSNNEEMSTLGNIDPRKEAVVNEGFKNQFNDKGIANSPNAQINLVSYHPDTLKYEYSTPTEGFAVFSEIFYDKGWKAYIDGEEAPIIRADYVLRGLKLPGGNHKVEFVFAPESMRISNIISLIASIILVIGLGFAAWMGYNHNKKKPAVKAS, from the coding sequence ATGAAAAATTGGTTTAAGGAAAACGCGAATCACCTATCTGTCATAGGGATCTTCCTTCTGTTGGTTGTATTCTACTTTACACCGGTGTGGCAAGGGAAAACGTTGTTGCAGCATGATGTGATGCAAGCTAGAGGCAGCCAGAAAGAAATCTTCGATTACAAAGAAAAGGATGGGAAGACACCGTTGTGGACGAATTCTATGTTCGGCGGTATGCCGACTTACCAGATATGGTATGATCATGCGAATAACCTGACAACCCATATCGGACCGGCTATTCGTGCGGTTTTTCCTCCTCCATCGGATGTGTTATTGCTCTTTTTACTGGGGGGATATTTCCTATTTAGTGTTTTGAAGATACGGCCTTGGCTCGCCGCCTTAGGTGCCATAGCCATTGCCTTTTCGTCTTATAATATTATTTATGTCGAAGCGGGGCACCTCAGTAGGGCCTATGCTATCGCTTATATGGCGCCTATCATAGCGTCCGTAATTTTATGTTACCGCGGGAGCCGCTTTTGGGGACCATCGCTCTTAGCCTTATTCTTGGCATTGGAGCTTCGCGCTAATCACGTGCAAATTACATACTACCTGTTCCTTTGTATTTTAGTGTTAGTAGGCTTTGAGCTGTACTATGCTATTCGCGATAAGAAATTGAACAAATTTGTACAGGCATCGGTATTGCAGTTGATCGGTGTTGTGCTGGCGGTATTGGTTAATGCGTCGGTATTATTTCCGACATACGAGTATGCGAAAGAAACCATCCGTGGTAAATCGAACTTAACGAAAACCGATGATTCAGGAAATGCTGGATCCGGATTAGATAAAGAATACGCTTATGCGTGGAGTCAGGGAATCGGAGAGAACATCACTTTCCTAATCCCGAATGCCTATGGCGGTCGTTCATCTGGTGTATTGGATGAGAAATCAAATGTGGTTAAAGCGTTGACGAAAGTTGGCGCGCCACAAGCGGAAGCCGTTCAGATGGCAAGAAGTTATTTCCCGACCTATTGGGGCGAAAAATCCTTTACCTCAGGACCTTGGTATTTCGGTGCAGGTATTGTATTCCTAGCAATCTTAGGTTTGTTTATCGTTAAAAACCGCTTAAAATGGTGGATATTAACAGCTACAGTTTTAGCGATATTACTATCCTTTGGTAGACATTTCCCATTGATCTCCGACTTGTTTTTCGATTATTTCCCGATGTACAATAAGTTTAGAGCAGTAGAATCGATCTTGGTGATCCCAGCAGTGTTGATTCCGATACTAGCAGTATTGACAATCAACGAACTGATTGTTCGTGGAAATGAGATCCCGAAACTAGATAAAACTATTCTTTACACTGGTGGGGCTGTTGCTGCGGTTTGTTTAATCGTGGCGTTGATGCCTAGTATCCTAGATTTACGTACATCGCAGCATCAGCAATACGTTGCGCAACTGCAGCAGATGGTGCAAGACCAAAATATTGCAAACGAATTGTCGAATGCCTTATTGAAAGACCGTGCGGACTTAGCGTCGAAAGATGCTTGGCGTTCACTCCTAATCGTTGCTTTAACGATTGGTTTAGTTTGGGCATTCGTGAAGAAAAAACTTTCAGCAAGCATCTTAATTGCGGCAATCACAGTTATTACCTTGGTTGACTTATGGACGGTAGATAAGCGTTATTTAAATAACGATGCTTTTGTTGACAAGAGCATTTACGACAAGCCTATTCCAGAGCGTGAAGTAGATCAATTGATCCACATGGATAAGGATTTGTCATACCGTGTATTCGATTTGACGACTAGCCCATTTCAGGATGCGAGTGCGTCTTACTTCCATAAAAGTATTGGTGGATACCATGCAGCGAAATTGATGCGTTTCCAAGAATTGATTGAAAATCAATTTAATAATACGCTCAACGAGGATGTTTTGGATATGTTGAACGTTCGTTATGTAATTACAAAAGACCCTTCTAATAATTCAGATCGTATTCAACGCCGTAGTTCTGCGTTAGGCAATGCTTGGTTCGTAGATAAGGTAACTTTCGTGAAGAGCAATAATGAGGAAATGAGCACTTTAGGAAACATCGATCCTCGTAAAGAGGCGGTGGTGAATGAAGGATTCAAAAACCAGTTTAATGACAAGGGAATTGCGAATTCGCCAAATGCGCAAATCAACTTGGTGTCCTACCATCCGGATACGTTGAAATATGAGTACAGTACACCTACAGAAGGATTCGCGGTATTTTCGGAAATCTTCTATGATAAAGGTTGGAAAGCTTATATCGATGGAGAAGAAGCTCCTATCATTCGTGCGGATTATGTTTTACGCGGATTAAAACTTCCGGGCGGAAATCATAAAGTAGAATTTGTATTTGCGCCGGAATCTATGCGTATCTCGAACATCATCTCTTTAATCGCGTCGATTATTTTGGTGATCGGTTTAGGATTTGCGGCATGGATGGGCTATAATCACAACAAAAAGAAGCCTGCCGTTAAAGCAAGCTAA
- a CDS encoding potassium channel family protein translates to MKYIVLGLGHFGRSLAIHLTELGHEVIAADKNLSIVEQTKDKITHTVCLDSTDKEAVSSLPLRDSNAVIVAIGEEEGASLLTVALLKQLKVKRIIGRVVSDLQKTVLEAMNIDEYIMPEEEAAERLAMRLDNIDIVDSFKISDKYSIIETKVPAKYVGMTLKDADLTNKYKVIVLTTVQVETGTTAEGSTKLLKEASGIAKSDTVLRENDLLVLFGELSNIKNLIQKG, encoded by the coding sequence ATGAAATACATCGTACTGGGACTTGGACATTTTGGAAGATCATTGGCTATTCACCTCACCGAATTAGGCCATGAAGTGATTGCTGCAGACAAGAATTTAAGTATTGTAGAGCAAACAAAAGACAAGATAACCCATACGGTCTGTTTAGATTCAACCGATAAAGAAGCCGTTAGCTCGCTGCCATTGCGCGATAGCAATGCTGTTATTGTGGCCATCGGCGAGGAAGAAGGAGCCAGTTTACTGACGGTCGCACTATTGAAGCAACTCAAAGTAAAGCGTATCATCGGGCGTGTAGTCTCTGACTTGCAGAAAACGGTATTGGAGGCCATGAATATCGATGAATACATCATGCCCGAGGAAGAAGCCGCAGAGCGTTTAGCGATGCGCTTAGACAATATTGACATTGTCGACTCTTTCAAGATTTCCGATAAATATTCCATTATCGAAACAAAAGTTCCCGCAAAATATGTCGGTATGACCCTAAAAGATGCCGATCTGACCAATAAATATAAAGTTATCGTACTAACGACCGTTCAGGTCGAAACCGGTACCACCGCCGAAGGCTCCACAAAACTATTAAAGGAAGCATCCGGAATCGCAAAATCCGATACCGTACTGCGCGAAAACGACCTACTAGTCCTCTTCGGCGAACTTTCCAATATTAAGAATTTGATACAAAAGGGTTAG
- a CDS encoding TrkH family potassium uptake protein — MVVHVGYITDPAIAEITKEVVVFMYYGLFLFETIRTVSSILVTRKINVSHYSGVVITAYFLVVTISRHSGGLISTFAKDEWLYMGIAIMFLSELSRSSLFFDNFYFNPTILFVVSFLGLIILGAVLLMLPRTTIEAPLSFIDAFFMATSAVCITGLSVTDISTNFSLFGQGVILALIQVGGLGIMTFTGFFGYFFSGGFSFKNQLMFGEILGENKLNSVISTLITIILITFLFEFIGGLLIFFSLDPKLFESFGERVFFAAFHAISGFCNSGFTIIKEGVNNENYRFNYNFQLAVSSMFIIGSLGFGTIFNFYTLIKTRIDALICKYILQRNYRHKPQVFSFNSRFIVLCNLVVIVLGTVSYFLLEKNHSLIDDKTVYGDWVTSLFMANSARSAGFNSVDLNFINIPTLIMIVTLMWIGVSPGSTGGGVKVTTVAIALMNIVALARGKESIEIFKRKIASESVSKSFAIILLSVLTIMLSFVLLNFSDPNQQMVPLLFETISAYTTCGLSLGITASLSSTSKIILMLTMFVGRVGMLTLLVAFIKNTKNKSYIYPTEKILF, encoded by the coding sequence ATGGTGGTTCACGTAGGATACATAACCGATCCTGCGATCGCGGAAATCACCAAAGAGGTTGTCGTATTCATGTATTATGGTCTGTTTCTATTCGAAACCATTCGAACCGTATCTTCCATATTGGTAACGCGTAAGATCAATGTTTCCCATTATTCCGGCGTTGTCATCACGGCCTATTTTCTTGTCGTCACCATTTCCCGGCACTCAGGAGGCCTGATTAGCACCTTCGCTAAAGACGAATGGCTATATATGGGTATTGCTATCATGTTTCTTTCGGAACTCTCCAGAAGTAGCCTCTTCTTCGATAATTTCTACTTCAACCCAACAATTCTATTCGTTGTCAGTTTCTTAGGCCTTATTATTCTAGGAGCCGTATTGCTGATGCTGCCGCGAACAACAATCGAAGCGCCATTGAGCTTTATCGACGCTTTCTTTATGGCGACAAGCGCTGTCTGTATTACCGGGCTATCCGTGACAGATATTTCTACTAATTTCTCGCTATTTGGACAGGGCGTTATTCTAGCACTGATCCAGGTCGGTGGACTGGGGATTATGACCTTTACCGGCTTCTTCGGATACTTTTTCTCCGGTGGTTTTTCCTTTAAAAACCAATTGATGTTCGGTGAAATACTGGGTGAAAACAAGTTGAATTCGGTTATATCGACGTTGATTACCATTATTCTTATTACATTCCTCTTCGAGTTTATTGGGGGGCTACTCATCTTCTTCTCCCTAGATCCAAAACTCTTCGAAAGCTTCGGAGAACGCGTTTTCTTTGCCGCTTTCCATGCGATATCCGGGTTTTGTAACTCTGGCTTCACCATTATCAAGGAAGGAGTAAACAATGAGAACTATCGTTTCAACTATAACTTCCAGCTCGCGGTATCATCCATGTTTATCATCGGAAGCCTTGGTTTCGGAACAATATTCAACTTCTATACGCTGATCAAAACGCGCATAGATGCGCTGATCTGCAAATATATCCTACAAAGAAACTACAGGCATAAACCTCAAGTGTTCTCTTTCAACTCACGGTTTATCGTTCTCTGTAACCTTGTCGTTATCGTGCTTGGAACAGTATCTTATTTTTTATTGGAAAAAAACCACAGCCTTATAGATGATAAAACAGTCTATGGAGATTGGGTCACTTCGCTCTTTATGGCGAATTCAGCGAGATCTGCCGGCTTCAATAGCGTCGATCTAAACTTTATCAATATCCCAACGCTCATTATGATCGTTACATTAATGTGGATAGGGGTGTCCCCAGGATCCACAGGGGGAGGTGTGAAAGTAACGACGGTCGCTATTGCACTGATGAATATCGTTGCCCTCGCTAGAGGAAAAGAATCTATCGAAATTTTTAAAAGAAAGATTGCTTCCGAGTCGGTCAGTAAGTCCTTCGCAATTATCTTACTATCGGTATTAACGATCATGCTGAGCTTTGTTTTGCTGAACTTCTCCGATCCAAATCAGCAGATGGTACCGCTTTTGTTCGAAACCATATCAGCCTATACAACTTGTGGTCTATCATTGGGAATTACAGCTTCCTTATCATCAACAAGTAAGATTATCCTCATGCTGACCATGTTTGTTGGACGCGTGGGGATGTTAACTTTGCTAGTGGCCTTCATTAAGAATACAAAGAACAAGAGTTATATTTATCCAACTGAAAAAATTCTGTTTTAA
- the rsgA gene encoding ribosome small subunit-dependent GTPase A, whose translation MRGLVTKSTGSWYQVLGPDNVRYECRIKGKFRTHGIKSTNPVAVGDWVEFELEPGQQNGVINELEPRKNYIIRKSVNLSKQTQIIGANLDQAILVVTLASPATSTGFIDRFLVTAEAYSIPAVLIFNKLDLFSEEGLELLAEFMALYKDLGYPCYAVSALEGEHIEEVRALLKDKTTLVSGHSGVGKSTLVNAVVPDADLKTGEISDWSDKGKHTTTFAEMIDLPFGGKLIDTPGIRELGIVDIEPQELSHFFPEMRALLNQCKFHNCRHINEPGCAVLQAVEEGEIEPSRYDSYISIYNNENNRN comes from the coding sequence ATGCGCGGTTTAGTAACTAAATCTACAGGCAGTTGGTATCAGGTTCTAGGACCCGATAATGTACGTTATGAATGTAGAATTAAAGGTAAGTTTAGAACACATGGTATAAAAAGTACCAATCCTGTTGCCGTGGGCGATTGGGTAGAATTTGAATTGGAACCTGGACAACAAAACGGCGTAATCAACGAATTAGAACCGCGAAAAAATTATATCATTCGAAAATCTGTCAATTTATCCAAACAGACACAAATAATCGGTGCAAACCTTGATCAGGCAATTCTCGTTGTTACATTGGCCTCGCCAGCAACCTCGACAGGATTTATTGATCGCTTCTTGGTTACTGCGGAAGCTTATAGCATCCCGGCTGTTCTGATATTTAATAAACTCGATCTATTTAGTGAGGAAGGATTAGAGCTGCTGGCCGAATTTATGGCACTCTATAAAGACCTTGGATATCCTTGTTATGCCGTTTCGGCTCTAGAGGGCGAACATATTGAGGAAGTAAGAGCCTTATTAAAAGATAAGACAACCTTAGTTTCCGGCCACTCGGGTGTAGGAAAATCAACTTTAGTGAATGCTGTAGTTCCTGATGCAGATTTGAAAACGGGAGAAATATCAGACTGGTCAGACAAAGGCAAACATACCACGACCTTTGCCGAAATGATCGATCTTCCTTTCGGAGGCAAGTTGATTGATACCCCTGGTATACGAGAACTTGGAATAGTCGATATAGAACCCCAGGAATTGTCGCATTTCTTCCCCGAAATGCGCGCCCTTTTGAATCAGTGTAAGTTCCACAACTGTAGACATATAAACGAACCTGGATGTGCCGTGCTGCAGGCCGTGGAAGAGGGAGAAATTGAACCATCGCGTTACGATAGCTATATCAGTATCTATAACAACGAAAATAATCGCAATTAA